A portion of the Canis aureus isolate CA01 chromosome 32, VMU_Caureus_v.1.0, whole genome shotgun sequence genome contains these proteins:
- the SEMA7A gene encoding semaphorin-7A isoform X1, with protein sequence MTPPPPGCASLGAPRARAPGPPARPRPPLRLLLLLLCTAAAARGHPRSGPRVSAVWKGRAGQDWVDFGLAEPHTVLFHEPGSSSVWVGGRGKVYLFNFPEGKNASMRTVDIGSTKGSCLDKRDCENYITLLEKQGDGLLICGTNARRPSCWSLVNGTVESLGEKRGYAPFSPDENSLVLFDGDEVYSTIRKQEYNGKIPRFRRIQGEIELYTSDTVMQNPQFIKATIVHQDQAYDDKIYYFFREDNPDKNPEAPLNVSRVAQLCRGDQGGESSLSVSKWNTFLKAMLVCSDVTTNKNFNRLQDVFLLPDPNGQWRDTRVYGVFSNPWNYSAVCVYSLGDIDRVFRTSSLKGYHMSLPNPRPGKCLPDRQPIPTETFQVADSHPEVAQRVEPMGPLKTPLFHSKYHYQKVVVHRMQASSGETFHVLYLTTDRGTIHKVVESGERERSLVFNIMEIQPFHHPAAIQAMSLDAERRKLYVSSQWEVSQVPLDLCEVYGGGCHGCLMARDPYCGWDQGHCVSIYSSQASRSMLQSIHPAEPHKECPNPKPDKAPLQKVSLAQNSRYYLSCPMESRHATYSWRHQENVEQTCEPGHQSPNCILFIENLTARQYGHYHCEAQEGSYFHEAQHWELLPEDGATAEHLLGHARALAASLWLCILPTLALGLLVH encoded by the exons ATGACACCGCCTCCGCCCGGATGCGCCTCCCTCGgcgccccgcgcgcccgcgcTCCCGGCCCGCCGgctcggccccggcccccgctgcggctgctgctgctgctgctgtgcacggccgccgccgcccgagGCCACCCGAGGAGCGGACCCCGCGTCTCCGCGGTCTGGAAAG GCCGCGCAGGACAGGACTGGGTTGACTTCGGCCTGGCGGAGCCTCACACAGTGCTTTTCCATGAGCCCGGCAGCTCCTCCGTGTGGGTGGGTGGACGTGGCAAGGTCTATCTCTTCAACTTCCCCGAGGGCAAGAATGCCTCCATGCGCACG gtGGACATCGGCTCCACGAAGGGGTCCTGCCTGGACAAGCGG GACTGCGAGAACTACATCACGCTCTTGGAGAAGCAGGGCGACGGGCTGCTCATCTGCGGCACCAATGCCCGGCGTCCCAGCTGCTGGAGCCTG GTGAATGGCACCGTTGAGTCTCTTGGTGAGAAGAGAGGCTATGCCCCCTTCAGCCCGGATGAGAACTCACTGGTCCTGTTTGATG GGGATGAAGTGTACTCCACCATCCGGAAGCAGGAATACAATGGAAAGATCCCCCGGTTCCGGCGCATCCAGGGCGAAATTGAGCTGTACACCAGTGATACCGTCATGCAGA ACCCCCAGTTCATCAAGGCTACCATCGTGCACCAAGACCAGGCCTATGATGACAAGATCTACTACTTCTTCCGGGAGGACAATCCTGACAAGAACCCCGAGGCCCCTCTCAACGTGTCCCGCGTGGCCCAGCTGTGCAGG GGGGACCAGGGTGGCGAGAGTTCGCTGTCAGTCTCCAAGTGGAACACCTTCCTGAAAGCCATGCTGGTGTGCAGTGATGTCACCACCAATAAGAACTTCAACAGGCTGCAGGATGTCTTTCTGCTCCCTGACCCTAACGGCCAGTGGAGGGACACTAGAGTCTATGGTGTTTTTTCCAACCCTTG GAACTACTCGGCCGTCTGCGTGTACTCCCTCGGTGACATTGACAGGGTCTTCCGAACATCCTCACTCAAGGGCTACCACATGAGCCTTCCCAACCCTCGGCCGGGCAAG TGCCTCCCGGACCGGCAGCCCATACCCACGGAGACCTTCCAGGTGGCTGACAGTCACCCCGAGGTGGCACAGAGGGTGGAGCCCATGGGGCCTCTGAAGACGCCCCTGTTCCACTCGAAGTACCACTACCAGAAAGTGGTTGTCCACCGCATGCAGGCCAGCAGCGGGGAGACCTTCCACGTGCTTTACCTAACCACAG ACAGGGGCACCATCCACAAGGTGGTGGAGTCCGGGGAGCGGGAGCGCAGCCTGGTCTTCAACATCATGGAGATCCAGCCCTTTCACCACCCGGCTGCCATCCAGGCCATGTCGCTGGACGCCGAGCGG CGGAAGCTGTATGTGAGCTCCCAGTGGGAggtgagccaggtgcccctggacctgTGTGAGGTCTACGGCGGGGGCTGCCACGGCTGCCTCATGGCCCGAGACCCCTACTGCGGCTGGGACCAGGGCCACTGTGTCTCCATCTACAGCTCCCAAGC CTCCAGGTCAATGCTGCAGTCCATTCATCCAGCCGAGCCACACAAAGAATGCCCCAACCCCAAACCAG ACAAGGCCCCACTGCAGAAGGTTTCCCTGGCTCAGAACTCTCGCTACTACCTGAGTTGCCCCATGGAGTCCCGTCACGCCACCTACTCCTGGCGCCACCAGGAGAACGTGGAGCAGACCTGCGAGCCGGGCCACCAGAGCCCCAACTGTATCCTGTTCATCGAGAACCTCACGGCGCGCCAGTACGGCCACTACCACTGCGAGGCCCAGGAGGGCTCCTACTTCCACGAGGCTCAGCACTGGGAGCTGCTGCCCGAGGATGGCGCCACCGCCGAGCACCTGCTGGGCCACGCCCGGGCCCTGGCTGCCTCCCTCTGGCTGTGCATCCTGCCCACGCTGGCTCTCGGCCTGCTGGTCCACTAG
- the SEMA7A gene encoding semaphorin-7A isoform X2, with the protein MVCARWCIVQGQREDGAVRAGAAGNTSRSQAAEARCSRTGRAGQDWVDFGLAEPHTVLFHEPGSSSVWVGGRGKVYLFNFPEGKNASMRTVDIGSTKGSCLDKRDCENYITLLEKQGDGLLICGTNARRPSCWSLVNGTVESLGEKRGYAPFSPDENSLVLFDGDEVYSTIRKQEYNGKIPRFRRIQGEIELYTSDTVMQNPQFIKATIVHQDQAYDDKIYYFFREDNPDKNPEAPLNVSRVAQLCRGDQGGESSLSVSKWNTFLKAMLVCSDVTTNKNFNRLQDVFLLPDPNGQWRDTRVYGVFSNPWNYSAVCVYSLGDIDRVFRTSSLKGYHMSLPNPRPGKCLPDRQPIPTETFQVADSHPEVAQRVEPMGPLKTPLFHSKYHYQKVVVHRMQASSGETFHVLYLTTDRGTIHKVVESGERERSLVFNIMEIQPFHHPAAIQAMSLDAERRKLYVSSQWEVSQVPLDLCEVYGGGCHGCLMARDPYCGWDQGHCVSIYSSQASRSMLQSIHPAEPHKECPNPKPDKAPLQKVSLAQNSRYYLSCPMESRHATYSWRHQENVEQTCEPGHQSPNCILFIENLTARQYGHYHCEAQEGSYFHEAQHWELLPEDGATAEHLLGHARALAASLWLCILPTLALGLLVH; encoded by the exons ATGGTGTGTGCCAGATGGTGTATTGTGCAAGGTCAGAGGGAGGATGGAGCAGTGAGGGCTGGAGCAGCCGGGAATACCTCCCGAAGCCAGGCGGCTGAGGCCAGGTGTTCAAGGACAG GCCGCGCAGGACAGGACTGGGTTGACTTCGGCCTGGCGGAGCCTCACACAGTGCTTTTCCATGAGCCCGGCAGCTCCTCCGTGTGGGTGGGTGGACGTGGCAAGGTCTATCTCTTCAACTTCCCCGAGGGCAAGAATGCCTCCATGCGCACG gtGGACATCGGCTCCACGAAGGGGTCCTGCCTGGACAAGCGG GACTGCGAGAACTACATCACGCTCTTGGAGAAGCAGGGCGACGGGCTGCTCATCTGCGGCACCAATGCCCGGCGTCCCAGCTGCTGGAGCCTG GTGAATGGCACCGTTGAGTCTCTTGGTGAGAAGAGAGGCTATGCCCCCTTCAGCCCGGATGAGAACTCACTGGTCCTGTTTGATG GGGATGAAGTGTACTCCACCATCCGGAAGCAGGAATACAATGGAAAGATCCCCCGGTTCCGGCGCATCCAGGGCGAAATTGAGCTGTACACCAGTGATACCGTCATGCAGA ACCCCCAGTTCATCAAGGCTACCATCGTGCACCAAGACCAGGCCTATGATGACAAGATCTACTACTTCTTCCGGGAGGACAATCCTGACAAGAACCCCGAGGCCCCTCTCAACGTGTCCCGCGTGGCCCAGCTGTGCAGG GGGGACCAGGGTGGCGAGAGTTCGCTGTCAGTCTCCAAGTGGAACACCTTCCTGAAAGCCATGCTGGTGTGCAGTGATGTCACCACCAATAAGAACTTCAACAGGCTGCAGGATGTCTTTCTGCTCCCTGACCCTAACGGCCAGTGGAGGGACACTAGAGTCTATGGTGTTTTTTCCAACCCTTG GAACTACTCGGCCGTCTGCGTGTACTCCCTCGGTGACATTGACAGGGTCTTCCGAACATCCTCACTCAAGGGCTACCACATGAGCCTTCCCAACCCTCGGCCGGGCAAG TGCCTCCCGGACCGGCAGCCCATACCCACGGAGACCTTCCAGGTGGCTGACAGTCACCCCGAGGTGGCACAGAGGGTGGAGCCCATGGGGCCTCTGAAGACGCCCCTGTTCCACTCGAAGTACCACTACCAGAAAGTGGTTGTCCACCGCATGCAGGCCAGCAGCGGGGAGACCTTCCACGTGCTTTACCTAACCACAG ACAGGGGCACCATCCACAAGGTGGTGGAGTCCGGGGAGCGGGAGCGCAGCCTGGTCTTCAACATCATGGAGATCCAGCCCTTTCACCACCCGGCTGCCATCCAGGCCATGTCGCTGGACGCCGAGCGG CGGAAGCTGTATGTGAGCTCCCAGTGGGAggtgagccaggtgcccctggacctgTGTGAGGTCTACGGCGGGGGCTGCCACGGCTGCCTCATGGCCCGAGACCCCTACTGCGGCTGGGACCAGGGCCACTGTGTCTCCATCTACAGCTCCCAAGC CTCCAGGTCAATGCTGCAGTCCATTCATCCAGCCGAGCCACACAAAGAATGCCCCAACCCCAAACCAG ACAAGGCCCCACTGCAGAAGGTTTCCCTGGCTCAGAACTCTCGCTACTACCTGAGTTGCCCCATGGAGTCCCGTCACGCCACCTACTCCTGGCGCCACCAGGAGAACGTGGAGCAGACCTGCGAGCCGGGCCACCAGAGCCCCAACTGTATCCTGTTCATCGAGAACCTCACGGCGCGCCAGTACGGCCACTACCACTGCGAGGCCCAGGAGGGCTCCTACTTCCACGAGGCTCAGCACTGGGAGCTGCTGCCCGAGGATGGCGCCACCGCCGAGCACCTGCTGGGCCACGCCCGGGCCCTGGCTGCCTCCCTCTGGCTGTGCATCCTGCCCACGCTGGCTCTCGGCCTGCTGGTCCACTAG